The following coding sequences are from one Musa acuminata AAA Group cultivar baxijiao chromosome BXJ1-6, Cavendish_Baxijiao_AAA, whole genome shotgun sequence window:
- the LOC135677322 gene encoding probable galactinol--sucrose galactosyltransferase 6 isoform X2 codes for MRGNAIYARLPSPPLPIKPPYFSRFISFFPSRSVAVSPRLSSPVTTPFTTFCSKAASESGSLVGEPKEMTITKTVWVSDRKLVIKDRTVLSGVPDNVISSSAVSSGPVDGIFLGTQFSEPSCRHVVSLGTLRDVRFLASFRFKLWWMAQKMGDQGRDIPHETQFLLLESKDGSQLTAMDGSGSSSSSDEIVYTVFLPLVEGPFRACLQGNSRDELELCLESGDDDTKSASFSHVLFVGAASSDPFAAISGAIDAVKSRLKSFRHRSDKKLPGVVDYFGWCTWDAFYQDVTQEGVEAGLRSLTAGGAPPRFVIIDDGWQSVGSDQSSEEPEKPSPLLRLTGIKENGKFQSKEDPAAGIKTIVQTAKDKYGLKYVYVWHAITGYWGGVRPGVEGMEDYNSKMQYPKVSPGVVENEPGMKTDVLTMQGLGLVHPKSVYKFYNELHRYLAAAGIDGVKVDVQCILETLGAGHGGRVELTRQYHRALDASIAKNFPDNGCIACMSHNTDALYCSKQTAVVRASDDFYPRDSVSHTIHIASVAYNSIFLGEIMLPDWDMFHSLHPAAEYHASARAISGGPIYVSDAPGKHNFELLKKLVLPDGSILRARLPGRPTRDCLFSDPARDGVSLLKIWNMNKYTGVLGVFNCQGAAWSSTEKKNMFHQTTSEALTCAVRGSDVHLVSEAATDRDWKGDCVAFRHRDGELVLLPFRAAMPVSLKVLEHEIFTVSPIKDLAPGIRFAPIGLADMFNAGAAVEGLTYHVLSAASMLESGSGFGGSESNEAPPPANRGPDALAIICMEVKGCGRFGAYSSVRPRRCSLGSVDVEFAYDSSSGFLALHLEAMPKGDQRVHNVVVEV; via the exons ATGAGGGGCAATGCCATTTATGCCcgcctcccttctcctcccctccCTATAAAACCTCCTTACTTCTCTCGATTCATCTCGTTCTTTCCTTCCAGATCTGTTGCAGTGTCTCCTAGATTGTCTTCTCCTGTCACGACTCCCTTCACCACCTTTTGTTCCAAG GCAGCATCTGAATCGGGATCGCTTGTCGgagagcccaaagagatgacgatCACCAAAACAGTCTGGGTTTCTGATAGGAAACTGGTCATCAAAGACCGCACCGTCCTCTCCGGCGTTCCTGACAACGTGATCTCTAGTTCTGCCGTCAGCTCCGGCCCCGTCGACGGCATCTTCCTCGGCACTCAGTTCTCTGAGCCGTCATGTCGTCATGTCGTGTCTCTTGGCACGCTGAG AGATGTTCGATTCTTGGCGAGCTTCCGCTTCAAGCTGTGGTGGATGGCTCAGAAGATGGGCGATCAGGGGAGGGACATCCCCCATGAGACCCAATTCCTCCTCCTTGAATCCAAGGATGGATCTCAGCTTACGGCGATggatggcagcggcagcagcagcagcagcgatgagATTGTCTACACCGTCTTCCTCCCGCTAGTCGAAGGCCCCTTCCGGGCCTGCCTCCAGGGTAACTCCCGCGACGAGCTGGAGCTGTGCCTTGAGAGCGGCGACGACGACACCAAATCCGCCTCCTTCTCCCACGTCCTGTTCGTCGGCGCCGCGAGCTCCGACCCCTTTGCAGCCATATCAGGCGCCATCGACGCCGTCAAGTCCCGTCTCAAGTCCTTCCGCCACCGCAGCGATAAGAAGCTCCCGGGCGTCGTGGACTACTTCGGCTGGTGCACGTGGGACGCCTTCTACCAGGACGTCACGCAAGAGGGCGTCGAAGCCGGGCTCAGAAGCCTCACTGCCGGCGGCGCCCCGCCGCGATTCGTCATCATCGATGACGGATGGCAGTCCGTCGGCTCCGATCAATCCTCAGAAGAGCCAGAGAAGCCGAGTCCTTTGCTACGGCTGACCGGAATCAAGGAGAACGGCAAGttccagagcaaggaggatcccgCCGCCGGGATCAAGACAATCGTGCAAACAGCGAAGGACAAGTACGGGCTCAAGTATGTCTACGTATGGCACGCGATCACTGGGTACTGGGGCGGAGTGCGGCCGGGGGTCGAGGGGATGGAGGACTACAATTCCAAGATGCAGTACCCCAAGGTGTCGCCGGGAGTGGTGGAGAACGAGCCGGGGATGAAGACGGACGTGCTCACGATGCAGGGGCTGGGCCTGGTGCACCCCAAGAGCGTATACAAGTTCTACAACGAGCTCCACCGCTACTTGGCGGCCGCCGGCATCGACGGGGTCAAGGTCGACGTGCAGTGCATCTTGGAGACCCTCGGTGCCGGACACGGTGGGAGGGTGGAGCTGACGCGACAGTACCACCGGGCTCTCGATGCATCGATCGCCAAGAATTTCCCGGACAATGGCTGCATCGCTTGCATGAGCCACAACACCGATGCTCTCTACTG CTCGAAGCAGACGGCGGTGGTGCGGGCGTCGGATGATTTCTACCCGAGGGATTCGGTGTCGCACACCATCCACATCGCCTCAGTTGCGTACAACAGCATCTTCCTCGGTGAGATCATGCTCCCTGATTGGGACATGTTCCACTCTCTGCATCCGGCAGCAGAGTACCATGCATCAGCTCGAGCGATTAGTGGAGGACCGATATACGTAAG TGATGCCCCCGGAAAGCACAACTTTGAGTTGCTGAAGAAATTGGTGTTGCCCGATGGATCCATTCTTCGCGCTCGATTGCCCGGTCGTCCTACGCGTGATTGCCTCTTCTCTGATCCTGCTCGTGATGGTGTGAG CTTGCTCAAGATATGGAACATGAACAAGTACACCGGAGTTCTTGGGGTCTTCAATTGCCAAGGTGCAGCGTGGAGCTCCACGGAGAAGAAGAACATGTTCCACCAAACAACATCAGAGGCTCTGACCTGTGCCGTGAGAGGAAGTGACGTGCATCTCGTCTCCGAGGCTGCAACCGACCGAGACTGGAAAGGTGACTGCGTTGCCTTCCGCCACAGAGACGGAGAGCTTGTCCTCCTCCCATTCAGAGCCGCCATGCCAGTCTCCTTGAAGGTTTTGGAGCATGAGATCTTCACAGTCTCCCCCATCAAG GATCTGGCACCTGGTATCAGATTTGCGCCGATAGGCCTGGCGGACATGTTCAACGCTGGAGCAGCAGTAGAAGGCCTCACATACCATGTTCTGAGTGCAGCCAGCATGTTGGAGTCCGGTTCAGGATTCGGCGGTAGCGAGTCGAACGAGGCACCGCCGCCGGCGAACAGGGGACCCGATGCTCTTGCAATAATATGCATGGAAGTCAAGGGATGCGGGAGATTTGGAGCATACTCCTCCGTTAGGCCGAGGAGATGTTCGCTGGGTTCTGTGGATGTAGAGTTCGCTTATGATTCTTCTTCTGGTTTCCTGGCTCTTCATTTAGAAGCCATGCCCAAGGGTGATCAGAGAGTTCACAATGTAGTGGTCGAAGTGTAG
- the LOC135677322 gene encoding probable galactinol--sucrose galactosyltransferase 6 isoform X1, whose protein sequence is MTITKTVWVSDRKLVIKDRTVLSGVPDNVISSSAVSSGPVDGIFLGTQFSEPSCRHVVSLGTLRDVRFLASFRFKLWWMAQKMGDQGRDIPHETQFLLLESKDGSQLTAMDGSGSSSSSDEIVYTVFLPLVEGPFRACLQGNSRDELELCLESGDDDTKSASFSHVLFVGAASSDPFAAISGAIDAVKSRLKSFRHRSDKKLPGVVDYFGWCTWDAFYQDVTQEGVEAGLRSLTAGGAPPRFVIIDDGWQSVGSDQSSEEPEKPSPLLRLTGIKENGKFQSKEDPAAGIKTIVQTAKDKYGLKYVYVWHAITGYWGGVRPGVEGMEDYNSKMQYPKVSPGVVENEPGMKTDVLTMQGLGLVHPKSVYKFYNELHRYLAAAGIDGVKVDVQCILETLGAGHGGRVELTRQYHRALDASIAKNFPDNGCIACMSHNTDALYCSKQTAVVRASDDFYPRDSVSHTIHIASVAYNSIFLGEIMLPDWDMFHSLHPAAEYHASARAISGGPIYVSDAPGKHNFELLKKLVLPDGSILRARLPGRPTRDCLFSDPARDGVSLLKIWNMNKYTGVLGVFNCQGAAWSSTEKKNMFHQTTSEALTCAVRGSDVHLVSEAATDRDWKGDCVAFRHRDGELVLLPFRAAMPVSLKVLEHEIFTVSPIKDLAPGIRFAPIGLADMFNAGAAVEGLTYHVLSAASMLESGSGFGGSESNEAPPPANRGPDALAIICMEVKGCGRFGAYSSVRPRRCSLGSVDVEFAYDSSSGFLALHLEAMPKGDQRVHNVVVEV, encoded by the exons atgacgatCACCAAAACAGTCTGGGTTTCTGATAGGAAACTGGTCATCAAAGACCGCACCGTCCTCTCCGGCGTTCCTGACAACGTGATCTCTAGTTCTGCCGTCAGCTCCGGCCCCGTCGACGGCATCTTCCTCGGCACTCAGTTCTCTGAGCCGTCATGTCGTCATGTCGTGTCTCTTGGCACGCTGAG AGATGTTCGATTCTTGGCGAGCTTCCGCTTCAAGCTGTGGTGGATGGCTCAGAAGATGGGCGATCAGGGGAGGGACATCCCCCATGAGACCCAATTCCTCCTCCTTGAATCCAAGGATGGATCTCAGCTTACGGCGATggatggcagcggcagcagcagcagcagcgatgagATTGTCTACACCGTCTTCCTCCCGCTAGTCGAAGGCCCCTTCCGGGCCTGCCTCCAGGGTAACTCCCGCGACGAGCTGGAGCTGTGCCTTGAGAGCGGCGACGACGACACCAAATCCGCCTCCTTCTCCCACGTCCTGTTCGTCGGCGCCGCGAGCTCCGACCCCTTTGCAGCCATATCAGGCGCCATCGACGCCGTCAAGTCCCGTCTCAAGTCCTTCCGCCACCGCAGCGATAAGAAGCTCCCGGGCGTCGTGGACTACTTCGGCTGGTGCACGTGGGACGCCTTCTACCAGGACGTCACGCAAGAGGGCGTCGAAGCCGGGCTCAGAAGCCTCACTGCCGGCGGCGCCCCGCCGCGATTCGTCATCATCGATGACGGATGGCAGTCCGTCGGCTCCGATCAATCCTCAGAAGAGCCAGAGAAGCCGAGTCCTTTGCTACGGCTGACCGGAATCAAGGAGAACGGCAAGttccagagcaaggaggatcccgCCGCCGGGATCAAGACAATCGTGCAAACAGCGAAGGACAAGTACGGGCTCAAGTATGTCTACGTATGGCACGCGATCACTGGGTACTGGGGCGGAGTGCGGCCGGGGGTCGAGGGGATGGAGGACTACAATTCCAAGATGCAGTACCCCAAGGTGTCGCCGGGAGTGGTGGAGAACGAGCCGGGGATGAAGACGGACGTGCTCACGATGCAGGGGCTGGGCCTGGTGCACCCCAAGAGCGTATACAAGTTCTACAACGAGCTCCACCGCTACTTGGCGGCCGCCGGCATCGACGGGGTCAAGGTCGACGTGCAGTGCATCTTGGAGACCCTCGGTGCCGGACACGGTGGGAGGGTGGAGCTGACGCGACAGTACCACCGGGCTCTCGATGCATCGATCGCCAAGAATTTCCCGGACAATGGCTGCATCGCTTGCATGAGCCACAACACCGATGCTCTCTACTG CTCGAAGCAGACGGCGGTGGTGCGGGCGTCGGATGATTTCTACCCGAGGGATTCGGTGTCGCACACCATCCACATCGCCTCAGTTGCGTACAACAGCATCTTCCTCGGTGAGATCATGCTCCCTGATTGGGACATGTTCCACTCTCTGCATCCGGCAGCAGAGTACCATGCATCAGCTCGAGCGATTAGTGGAGGACCGATATACGTAAG TGATGCCCCCGGAAAGCACAACTTTGAGTTGCTGAAGAAATTGGTGTTGCCCGATGGATCCATTCTTCGCGCTCGATTGCCCGGTCGTCCTACGCGTGATTGCCTCTTCTCTGATCCTGCTCGTGATGGTGTGAG CTTGCTCAAGATATGGAACATGAACAAGTACACCGGAGTTCTTGGGGTCTTCAATTGCCAAGGTGCAGCGTGGAGCTCCACGGAGAAGAAGAACATGTTCCACCAAACAACATCAGAGGCTCTGACCTGTGCCGTGAGAGGAAGTGACGTGCATCTCGTCTCCGAGGCTGCAACCGACCGAGACTGGAAAGGTGACTGCGTTGCCTTCCGCCACAGAGACGGAGAGCTTGTCCTCCTCCCATTCAGAGCCGCCATGCCAGTCTCCTTGAAGGTTTTGGAGCATGAGATCTTCACAGTCTCCCCCATCAAG GATCTGGCACCTGGTATCAGATTTGCGCCGATAGGCCTGGCGGACATGTTCAACGCTGGAGCAGCAGTAGAAGGCCTCACATACCATGTTCTGAGTGCAGCCAGCATGTTGGAGTCCGGTTCAGGATTCGGCGGTAGCGAGTCGAACGAGGCACCGCCGCCGGCGAACAGGGGACCCGATGCTCTTGCAATAATATGCATGGAAGTCAAGGGATGCGGGAGATTTGGAGCATACTCCTCCGTTAGGCCGAGGAGATGTTCGCTGGGTTCTGTGGATGTAGAGTTCGCTTATGATTCTTCTTCTGGTTTCCTGGCTCTTCATTTAGAAGCCATGCCCAAGGGTGATCAGAGAGTTCACAATGTAGTGGTCGAAGTGTAG